A region of Piscinibacter gummiphilus DNA encodes the following proteins:
- the rutC gene encoding pyrimidine utilization protein C: MPKTAIIPPGTGVPIAPFVPGTLADGVLYVSGTLPFDKDNNVVHVGDATAQTRHVLTIIKGVVEAAGGTMDDVTFNMIMLKDWADYGKINAVYAEFFPGVKPARYCIQCGLVKPDALVEIASIAHVGKKA, encoded by the coding sequence ATGCCCAAGACCGCCATCATCCCGCCGGGCACCGGCGTCCCCATCGCCCCGTTCGTGCCCGGCACCCTCGCCGACGGCGTGCTGTACGTGTCCGGCACGCTGCCGTTCGACAAGGACAACAACGTCGTGCACGTGGGCGACGCCACCGCGCAGACGCGACACGTGCTGACCATCATCAAGGGGGTCGTCGAGGCCGCCGGCGGCACGATGGACGACGTCACCTTCAACATGATCATGCTGAAGGACTGGGCCGACTACGGGAAGATCAACGCGGTGTACGCCGAGTTCTTCCCCGGCGTGAAGCCGGCGCGCTACTGCATCCAGTGCGGCCTCGTGAAACCCGACGCGCTCGTCGAGATCGCGTCCATCGCCCACGTCGGCAAGAAGGCCTGA
- the bamE gene encoding outer membrane protein assembly factor BamE domain-containing protein produces the protein MSVQRPVFLAAAAAALLAACQSYSPGGFQPGATAVQVRESMGVPTGTYPLPDGGVRYEYARGPWGKHTYMIDFDAQARLVRSEQVLTENNFAKIRPGQTRDQVLFAIGHPSDVKQVRYQNQTVWSYRYDAIFCIWFQVSLSPEGQVLEVGNGPDPACDRDNERP, from the coding sequence ATGTCTGTCCAACGCCCCGTCTTTCTCGCGGCCGCCGCCGCGGCGCTGCTGGCCGCCTGCCAGTCCTATTCGCCGGGCGGCTTCCAGCCGGGCGCCACGGCGGTCCAGGTCCGCGAGAGCATGGGCGTGCCCACCGGCACCTACCCGCTGCCCGACGGCGGCGTGCGCTACGAGTACGCCCGCGGCCCGTGGGGCAAGCACACGTACATGATCGACTTCGACGCGCAGGCGCGCCTCGTCCGTTCGGAACAGGTGCTCACCGAAAACAACTTCGCGAAGATCCGCCCCGGCCAGACGCGCGACCAGGTGCTCTTCGCCATCGGCCACCCGTCGGACGTGAAGCAGGTGCGCTACCAGAACCAGACGGTGTGGTCGTACCGCTACGACGCGATCTTCTGCATCTGGTTCCAGGTCAGCCTGAGCCCCGAGGGGCAGGTGCTGGAGGTCGGCAACGGGCCCGACCCGGCGTGCGACCGGGACAACGAGCGGCCCTGA
- the rutD gene encoding pyrimidine utilization protein D: protein MATVRFDVHGPDGAPTVLLSSGLGGAAAFWQPQLPALLAAGYRVIAYDQRGTGRSADTLPAPYTIAHMARDVVEVLDASGTASCHLMGHALGGLVGLQLALDAPERVDSLVLVNAWSAPNPHSARCFDARLALLGAVGPRAYVEAQPIFLYPAAWAAANASRVQAEVDHAFAHFPGEATMRARIGALRAFDVDARLGEVTAPVLVAAAMDDVLVPWTRSQRLAEGLPGATLQAVPHGGHAHTVTEADVFNAQLIAFLSEVAVTGEV from the coding sequence ATGGCGACGGTCCGCTTCGACGTGCATGGGCCGGACGGCGCGCCCACCGTGCTGCTGTCCTCCGGCCTCGGCGGCGCGGCCGCGTTCTGGCAGCCGCAGCTGCCGGCGCTGCTGGCCGCCGGCTACCGCGTGATCGCGTACGACCAGCGCGGCACGGGCCGCAGCGCCGACACGCTGCCCGCGCCGTACACCATCGCCCACATGGCCCGCGACGTGGTCGAGGTGCTCGACGCCAGCGGCACGGCGTCGTGCCACCTGATGGGCCACGCGCTCGGCGGCCTCGTGGGCCTGCAGCTCGCGCTCGATGCGCCGGAGCGGGTCGACAGCCTGGTGCTCGTCAACGCCTGGTCGGCGCCGAACCCGCATTCGGCGCGCTGCTTCGACGCGCGGCTGGCGCTGCTGGGCGCCGTGGGCCCGCGCGCCTACGTGGAGGCGCAGCCGATCTTCCTGTACCCCGCGGCCTGGGCCGCCGCGAACGCCTCGCGTGTGCAGGCCGAGGTGGACCACGCCTTCGCGCACTTCCCCGGCGAGGCCACGATGCGCGCGCGCATCGGTGCGCTGCGGGCGTTCGACGTCGATGCGCGCCTCGGCGAGGTCACCGCGCCCGTGCTGGTGGCCGCGGCGATGGACGACGTGCTGGTGCCCTGGACGCGGTCGCAGCGCCTCGCCGAGGGCCTGCCCGGTGCGACGCTGCAGGCCGTTCCCCACGGTGGCCATGCGCACACCGTGACGGAGGCGGACGTGTTCAACGCGCAGCTGATCGCGTTCCTGTCCGAGGTCGCGGTGACTGGCGAGGTGTGA
- the rutB gene encoding pyrimidine utilization protein B: protein MKTNTTLTSTVPAGVPNAPGAPAPLVLPARPEPLAFHAANTALVVVDMQNAYATEGGYVDTAGFDISGAKGVIDNIVATVEAARRAGILVVFLQNGWDPDYVKAGGPGSPNWHKSNALKTMRRRPELSGKFLAEGGWDYELVDALKPAPGDIVVPKTRYSGFFNSTLDSTLRARGIRNLVFTGIATNVCVESSLRDAFHLEYFAVMLEDATHELGGPAIQKASVYNVETFFGWVSTVADFRRTVAA, encoded by the coding sequence ATGAAGACGAACACCACGCTCACCTCCACCGTGCCCGCGGGCGTGCCGAACGCGCCGGGCGCTCCCGCACCGCTCGTGCTGCCGGCGCGGCCCGAGCCGCTCGCGTTCCATGCCGCGAACACCGCGCTGGTGGTCGTCGACATGCAGAACGCCTACGCCACCGAAGGCGGCTACGTCGACACCGCGGGCTTCGACATCTCCGGCGCGAAGGGGGTGATCGACAACATCGTGGCCACCGTCGAGGCGGCGCGCCGCGCCGGCATCCTCGTGGTGTTCCTGCAGAACGGCTGGGACCCCGACTACGTGAAGGCCGGCGGTCCCGGCTCGCCGAACTGGCACAAGTCGAACGCGCTGAAGACCATGCGCCGCCGGCCCGAGCTGTCGGGCAAGTTCCTGGCGGAGGGCGGCTGGGACTACGAACTGGTCGACGCGCTGAAGCCCGCGCCGGGAGACATCGTGGTGCCGAAGACGCGCTACAGCGGGTTCTTCAACAGCACCCTCGACAGCACGCTGCGCGCGCGCGGCATCCGCAACCTCGTGTTCACCGGCATCGCGACGAACGTGTGCGTGGAGTCGTCGCTGCGCGACGCGTTCCACCTCGAGTACTTCGCCGTGATGCTGGAGGACGCCACCCACGAACTGGGCGGCCCCGCCATCCAGAAGGCCTCGGTCTACAACGTCGAGACCTTCTTCGGGTGGGTGTCCACCGTCGCCGACTTCCGCCGCACCGTCGCGGCCTGA
- the rutA gene encoding pyrimidine utilization protein A: MKVGVFIPIGNNGWLISENAPQYRPTFELNKEIVVKAEAHGFDFALSMIKLRGFGGKTEFWDHNLESFTLMAGLAAVTSRIQLFATAATLTMPPAIVARMASTIDSISGGRFGVNLVTGWQRPEYSQMGLWPGDQFFGTRYQYLSEYVQVLRDLWTTGKSDFKGEHFQMDDCRVSPMPQAPMKVICAGQSDAGMAFSAKYADYNFCFGKGVNTPKAFAPAAEKLIEATAATGRDVSTYVLVMVIADETDEAARAKWEHYKAGADQEAIAWLGQQSAVDTKSGSDTNVRQMADPTSAVNINMGTLVGSYATVAKLLDEMAEVPGTEGVLLTFDDFVAGVEAFGSRIQPLMASRAHVEAQVPSRVTKPELAAA, from the coding sequence ATGAAGGTCGGCGTATTCATTCCCATCGGCAACAACGGCTGGCTGATCTCCGAGAACGCGCCGCAGTACCGGCCGACGTTCGAGCTGAACAAGGAGATCGTCGTGAAGGCCGAGGCCCACGGCTTCGACTTCGCGCTGTCGATGATCAAGCTGCGCGGGTTCGGCGGCAAGACGGAGTTCTGGGACCACAACCTGGAGTCGTTCACGCTGATGGCGGGCCTGGCCGCGGTCACGTCGCGCATCCAGCTCTTCGCCACCGCCGCGACGCTCACGATGCCGCCGGCCATCGTCGCGCGCATGGCCTCCACCATCGACTCCATCTCGGGCGGCCGCTTCGGCGTGAACCTCGTGACGGGCTGGCAGCGGCCCGAGTATTCGCAGATGGGCCTGTGGCCGGGCGACCAGTTCTTCGGCACGCGCTACCAGTACCTCTCGGAGTACGTGCAGGTGCTGCGTGACCTCTGGACCACGGGGAAGTCCGACTTCAAGGGCGAACACTTCCAGATGGACGACTGCCGCGTGAGCCCGATGCCGCAGGCGCCGATGAAGGTGATCTGCGCGGGCCAGAGCGATGCCGGCATGGCGTTCTCCGCGAAGTACGCCGACTACAACTTCTGCTTCGGCAAGGGCGTGAACACGCCGAAGGCCTTCGCGCCGGCGGCGGAAAAGCTGATCGAGGCCACGGCCGCCACGGGCCGCGACGTCAGCACCTACGTGCTCGTGATGGTGATCGCCGACGAGACCGACGAGGCGGCCCGCGCCAAGTGGGAGCACTACAAGGCGGGCGCCGACCAGGAGGCCATCGCCTGGCTCGGCCAGCAGAGTGCGGTCGACACCAAGTCGGGCTCGGACACCAACGTGCGCCAGATGGCCGACCCCACGTCCGCGGTGAACATCAACATGGGCACGCTCGTGGGCTCGTACGCCACCGTGGCGAAGTTGCTCGACGAGATGGCCGAGGTGCCGGGCACCGAGGGTGTGCTGCTGACCTTCGACGACTTCGTCGCGGGCGTCGAGGCCTTCGGCTCGCGCATCCAGCCGCTGATGGCGAGCCGCGCGCACGTCGAGGCCCAGGTGCCGTCGCGTGTCACCAAGCCGGAGCTGGCCGCCGCATGA
- a CDS encoding ATP-binding protein: protein MTTHPFLRTLTGKILLRLAGGGAVVLLLTSVFGTYVLYRQAEEQALQRLADMVVERARLAQHVLHHTAETVNPLGATPVEAWTPYQSADFLIRMLPPPSGMGRHMLFMGDGQLIADSTLGDAVWKDVGRYPLSRLGGDLPDALMAAASDAYGDVRTGFSPRSDVYFAVARIERAGWYIATAVPGASIRAQAWAPALWAFGLGLLVLLGLLLIFSRVLRRHVAAPLGVLTLAAERLSAGDTSVRLPESRDDELGRLGAAFNHMAGNVAERDAALREDKRQIEMALTSLRMTEERWRAMTDNASDFIAVVNEQGVFRYVSPPVERMLGFTPEEMVGRGALSLLHPDDLDRIRPRLANPTGIPSQFRYRHKDNRWRVLEAVGRNLRDHPAVLGLVLNVRDVTETAHAEEELARQRDSLHQSEKLSALGGLLAGVAHELNNPLAVVVGRASQLESDAESMADRNTAAKIRQAAERCARIVKTFLAMARRQESVREPVDLNKVINDALDVLTYTLRSGGVTLDLQLAPNLPPVLADADQLGQVFMNLFTNAHQAMASRPGTRVLKIASHAVPDQAKVQVTVTDSGPGISPELRSRIFEPFFTTKAVGEGTGVGLSVSLGIVQSHNGTLRLGDADGDGACFVLSLPALRSMAPRPNGSATTASAHDPRHGARILVVDDEVDIAEILRDILTPAGHRITLTHNGLDALRRLDAEPFDLVLTDLKMPGLDGPALYAELSRRHPHLAHRVIAITGDTLGSTAREFVRTSQVPVIDKPFEPNDVLTRVAAQLAVPVG, encoded by the coding sequence ATGACGACGCACCCGTTCCTTCGCACCCTGACCGGCAAGATCCTCCTCCGACTGGCGGGCGGCGGGGCCGTGGTGCTGCTGCTGACGAGCGTGTTCGGCACCTACGTGCTCTACCGCCAGGCCGAGGAGCAGGCGCTGCAGCGGCTCGCGGACATGGTGGTGGAGCGCGCCCGGCTGGCCCAGCACGTGCTGCACCACACGGCCGAGACGGTGAACCCGCTCGGCGCCACCCCGGTGGAGGCCTGGACGCCGTACCAGAGCGCCGACTTCCTGATCCGCATGCTGCCGCCCCCCTCCGGCATGGGCCGCCACATGCTGTTCATGGGCGACGGGCAACTCATCGCCGACAGCACGCTCGGCGACGCCGTCTGGAAGGACGTGGGCCGCTACCCGCTGAGCCGCCTCGGCGGCGACCTGCCCGACGCCCTGATGGCCGCCGCGTCGGACGCCTACGGCGACGTGCGCACCGGCTTCAGCCCGCGCAGCGACGTGTACTTCGCCGTCGCCCGCATCGAACGCGCCGGCTGGTACATCGCCACCGCGGTGCCGGGCGCGTCCATCCGCGCGCAGGCCTGGGCGCCGGCGCTGTGGGCGTTCGGCCTGGGCCTCCTCGTGCTGCTGGGCCTGCTGCTGATCTTCTCGCGCGTGCTGCGCCGCCACGTGGCCGCGCCGCTGGGCGTGCTGACGCTCGCGGCCGAGCGGCTGTCGGCCGGCGACACCAGCGTGCGCCTGCCCGAAAGCCGCGACGACGAACTCGGCCGCCTCGGCGCCGCGTTCAACCACATGGCCGGCAACGTCGCGGAACGCGATGCCGCGCTGCGCGAGGACAAGCGCCAGATCGAGATGGCCCTCACCTCGCTGCGCATGACCGAGGAACGCTGGCGCGCGATGACGGACAACGCGTCCGACTTCATCGCCGTGGTCAACGAACAGGGCGTGTTCCGCTACGTCAGCCCGCCCGTCGAACGCATGCTGGGCTTCACGCCCGAGGAGATGGTGGGCCGCGGCGCGCTGTCGCTGCTGCACCCCGACGACCTCGACCGCATCCGCCCCCGCCTCGCCAACCCCACCGGCATCCCGTCGCAGTTCCGCTACCGGCACAAGGACAACCGCTGGCGCGTGCTCGAAGCCGTGGGCCGCAACCTGCGCGACCACCCCGCCGTGCTGGGCCTCGTGCTCAACGTGCGCGACGTCACCGAGACGGCCCATGCCGAGGAGGAACTGGCCCGCCAGCGCGATTCGCTGCACCAGAGCGAGAAGCTCTCGGCCCTCGGCGGCCTGCTGGCCGGCGTGGCGCACGAGCTGAACAACCCGCTCGCGGTGGTGGTGGGCCGTGCGAGCCAGCTCGAGTCCGATGCCGAGAGCATGGCCGACCGCAACACGGCCGCGAAGATCCGCCAGGCCGCCGAACGCTGCGCGCGCATCGTCAAGACCTTCCTCGCGATGGCGCGCCGCCAGGAGTCGGTGCGCGAGCCGGTGGACCTGAACAAGGTCATCAACGACGCGCTCGACGTGCTGACCTACACGCTGCGCAGCGGCGGCGTGACCCTCGACCTCCAGCTGGCGCCGAACCTGCCGCCGGTGCTGGCCGATGCCGACCAGCTGGGCCAGGTCTTCATGAACCTGTTCACCAACGCCCACCAGGCGATGGCCTCGCGGCCGGGAACGCGGGTGCTGAAGATCGCCAGCCACGCGGTGCCCGACCAGGCGAAGGTGCAGGTGACCGTCACCGACTCGGGCCCCGGCATCTCGCCGGAGCTGCGCAGCCGCATCTTCGAACCGTTCTTCACCACGAAGGCCGTCGGCGAAGGCACGGGCGTGGGCCTGTCGGTGAGCCTCGGCATCGTGCAGTCGCACAACGGCACGCTGCGCCTCGGCGACGCCGACGGCGACGGCGCGTGTTTCGTGCTGTCGCTGCCGGCCCTGCGCTCGATGGCGCCCCGCCCCAACGGGTCCGCCACCACGGCTTCGGCCCACGACCCGCGGCATGGCGCGCGCATCCTCGTGGTCGACGACGAGGTGGACATCGCCGAGATCCTCCGCGACATCCTGACGCCCGCCGGCCACCGCATCACGCTGACCCACAACGGCCTCGACGCGCTGCGCCGACTCGACGCCGAGCCGTTCGACCTGGTGCTCACCGACCTGAAGATGCCGGGCCTCGACGGGCCCGCGCTGTACGCGGAGCTGTCGCGCCGGCATCCGCACCTCGCGCACCGCGTGATCGCCATCACCGGCGACACGCTGGGCTCCACCGCGCGCGAGTTCGTGCGCACGAGCCAGGTGCCGGTGATCGACAAACCCTTCGAGCCCAACGACGTGCTGACGCGGGTCGCCGCGCAGCTGGCGGTGCCCGTCGGCTGA